ATGATGACATAATAAATGGCCTCCCCGTTGACTGTTGTCTTGTCTGGACCCggatgcggcggcgcgtcgATCCCGGCTGGAGTGTCGGCAGGCGGCCGGACacgggccgtgtttggttagaggTGAAAAGATTTTTGTTTTTATCactaatttaaagtattaaatgaagtctaattataaaataatttttataattataGTATTGTATCATGTGCTGTAGCTAATAAAATTTTTAACCGCataattagagaatgattagGTGCGGTtattatagcatcactgtaaccaATCCTAAAAGAacttgactcattagattcgtttcaaaaaattataCTCATCCGTGAAAAAATTTCATAAATAAATTTCGTTGAGTACTTTCCATTACGAACCAAACATTGGCCACGGTGGCCGCCGTCGTTTACGCCGCGGCCGTTTGGTAGTTGGTAGTTGGTACCAACACACTCCACACTGTGCAAGGCGGGGCCCCTCTCCGCCCGTCGCCATGGCCTTCTTCACTGCGCTGCCGGCGGCTCCATGCGACCATGCCGGGCGTCGCCGCCAACTCCTCGCTGCCTTCTCTCTTTGCCCGCCGTAGGTGAGCAGGCCTTTTCCGAATCCCGACCCCGAGATCGGCCTCGCCCTCGATGACgaagtttcttcttcttcttctccggatGATGCTCTggcgccgccaccgtctctcctcgccgccgtacACGCGGCTCCTCGCctgccttctcctcctcctccagctgccGCCGCTCTCCCGCGCCGCGACGGTGGTCACTCGCCTGCCGGGGTTCCCCGGCCCCCTGCCCTTCTACCTGGAGACAGGGTGGGTAATCCGATCCCCCTCCCCTCCACTCCCCCCAAATGCTCGAGCTCTCTGGTTCGATTCACTTACCGTGCGTGCGTGTGAGAGCAGGTACGTTGgcgtgggggaggaggaggccggggcgGAGCTCTTCTACTACTTCGTGGAGTCGGAGCggagccccggcaccgaccccGTGCTGGTGTGGCTCACCGGCGGGCCCCGGTGCTCCGCCTTCAGCGGCCTCGCCTACGAGATCGGGCCCATCAATTTCGTCCTCCAACCCTACGACGGCACGCTGCCGCGGCTGGTCTACAGCCCGGATTCCTGGACACGGGTGAGAACTTGCGATTCTTCAGTGATGCACACATGGAAGAAATTTCGATTTGGTGTGGTGAATCGTTGATGACCAATTGGTTGGTCGATCGATGGATTTCAGGTGGCGAGCATCATCTTCCTGGACTCGCCCGTGGGTTCAGGCTTCTCGTACGCGCGCGACCCCCGCGGCTACGACGTCGGGGACGTCTCGTCGTCTAGGCAGGTCGTGGAGTTCCTGAGGAAGGTCTGGAAAGAACACGCAGCGAGGCGTGGAGTACATTCGTTGATCCATCagttgggaaaaaaaagagaaatgtgCCTGTTAAAATAAAGCTTGCTAGTTCTGTTTGTGCAGTGGTTTGATGCTCACCCATGTCTTCAATCAAACCCTTTCTACGTCGCTGGCGACTCGTATGCAGGAATGGTGGTGCCCGTTATTGCACAATATATCTCAGAAGGTAATTTTAAAGTCTAGTCTTGATTGCTCAGAAAGAGCCCCTTGTCTTGTTCTTTTCCCCGCCCCTGTCATATGCCTACCTGATCCTGTGTCCTGAAGAGTACTCGCTCTTGGTCTTAAATTTTTATCCGTGCCATTGTTCTTTTCTGCCGATGAATGTTCTGTGCTCCAGGAAATGAAGGAATGCATCATCCACTGATCAATCTCAAGGCATGTAATTTCTAGCACACGAATCGGCAAACCGGAGAACTCGCCGTCCCTACTGACTGTTTCTTTGTATATGCAGGGCTATATAGTCGGCAACCCTGTAACCGGAGACAAGGTCGACACCAACTCTCGGATTCCGTACGCTCATTCGCATGGAATCATATCTGACCAGCAGTACGAGGTAGCACTCTTGTTCATTCAGATCTACTTGCCTACTTGGATGACAGCTGACTAATCTTTTTCCTTCGCTTTCATCTGTCAAAGGCTGCGGTGGCAAATTGCAATGGGGATTATGTGAGTCCGACGAACAAGCTCTGCGCCGACGTGCTACAAACTATCCAGAATGTAAGGTTCATCTATTGTGCTAATTTTCAGAATTAATGGCTATCATCATCGACTGGACTATCAGTTCCTTATCATGTCTTCACTCTTCACAGCTCATGTCAGAAGTCGACCACAAAGATATACTGGGACCGAAATGTCCCCTTGATTCACCGAATCCGAGGAGAGATGCTTTAGAGAGGAAGTCCCTAGCAGAGGAACACTACTATCGGATTAGTGACCCACCTGCGGAACCTTCTTTTCGTTGTTTTGTGAGTTTTATCCTTCAAATAATCATCGTGTCGATTGTCAATTTCATGCAAATCTAGATCAATGTGATGAAAATATTGATCTCTGCTGTTCATCACAAACCATTGCCTGAAATTGCTTCTTTGGAACCCAGGAATACCGCTACTACCTGTCTTACTTTTGGGCAAATGACAATGCCACTAGAGCTGCCCTTGGGGTCAAGGAGGTAAAGCACTTCCTTATCTTTTGCTTCTAAGCCTTTAGTTTGCACTCGTCATTCGTCAGAGCACAAATTGCCTCCACCAGCTTGTTCGCTCTGCAACACTAAGGAATCCGTGCTTATTAGTTCTCTGTTTACTTTTCAGCTGCTAATGACTCTTTTCTGAATTTCTTGGGACTGAGATTCTACTGACAAAAGGATAGCATTAATGAACAGGGAACAGTGAAGGAATGGGTTAGGTGCCAGCGTTCAGGTTTTCCCTACACCTACGATATTCCGAGCAGCATAAAGTACCACTTCAACCTCACCACCAGGGGTTACCGCGCTCTGGTATACAGGTGAAAGCATGATGTTTCAGTAGGAGCATCTATCTCTTAAGTTCACATATGCTATTCGAAATCTTCATCCATGAACATCATGCTTAGTGGTGTACTGTGGGTGCAGTGGAGACCATGATCTAAGTATACCGTTCTCGGGCACACATGCATGGATAAGATCCTTCAACTTCTCCATTGTTGATGACTGGAGGGCGTGGCACCTTGATGGCCAGGCTGCAGGGTTAAGTCATCTCCTGAATCCCTTGAATTCTACTGTTCTCGCTTTGCTCCTCTCTCAATCAACATGTGGCGCCATCATcttccattcatattttcaAGGATGGAACACTTGCAGTCTCCTTTGTTCGTTCCTCTGTTGCATTTTTGCTTGAACTGATGTAGAATTcaccttttttcttcttctttttggcCAGATTCACGATCAAATATGCGAACAATCTCACTTTCGCGACAGTGAAGGTTTGtctttttgtttctctctctctctctctctctctctctctctcaattcAGCTTCATGAGATCAGCCAGATGATTTACATATGGGTCGTATTGGTAacatggttttttttttgtttatgcaGGGTGGTCGCCATGCTGCTCCAGGGAATCGGCCCAAAGAATGCTTCACTATGGCTAAAAGGTGGCTGGACAATAAGCCTCTCTGATTTGCCTGCCAACTCAGGCTGCACTTCTGAATCCGGATTCAGTCTGTAACTGTGCAATAAGTCTGTAAAATGACAACCAAACTAGCGAAGTAAGTTAATTAATGTAATAAAGCACGTCAAATATTAAGTTTGCACTCGAAAGTGTTTCTCTTTCATTTtggctcttttttttctcctttttttttgtgacaCGGGGAGCTTTATTAAGAATTAAAGAGTATCgttataaagaaaaagaatgtcAAATTCCAATATATCACCAACAATTATGCTCAACCACAAAACTAACATGTGAGCAAGGTGGTatttgtcgggtaccatgattaggggcactcTAATTAGGAGACTAAAATTACCCTAAAAACGCAGACACGTGTttggcaaccgggcccacgaagccCTACAGCCTctttccaatctggaagaaaggaaatgactcaaagaagcccaacacaTGGCCCACGTAtgcagtgcggcccatccgcaccccctcggacccgcggggtgatctccgcctcgctcgagggctccccgccgaagccctcgaccgcgcctccgcctcgctcgatgGTAGCGAGCCTGCCCTTGAGAAAGCAgaacgtctccgcctcgctcgaggccacccctcgacagaaaggacaaacggcccttccgctcacccgcccgccatacgaaggcattaaatgtcaaccactcctccacagcgcccgggtctgacggcgtcaggccgccattccccacagtggctgtgaccggagtcttgTCCGCCAACTTCGGTCACTACTTCGCCATTCTggacgctgtggcgacactgtgggaacctgcgatgcagtgcaagacgtgctcggcactgctccagctactatactgccaactccccatacctccttcgtactttcTCTTCCGCGaagccctcgaacggcatgggcgcgaccctcgaaagcggctccggccttgaccaggacaagaccctggtcctaggaccctcggaacgccgccacgccacgcctggaagATAGTACCCCCACAGCAAcaaccacgccgcccgctggagctgcaAGGACGttggcgcgatctccgcaagaccagggacgatgcccaggacgactgccacgcccggcgccataccccacagtgtacttcccacagtgctcgaccactgcaccctcgcgattcggggagaagatgacgacttccacgatcccctgtgcatgtacaccgtccctccttgtgtctataaaaggaggaggcgggctttcccttaagggggtcggcccattcggtagaaCACAACGCTCAGCACTACTcgcagagcacatacgctcttctgagccccgatattggcactcgcctcaatcaactcctcctctagcagaagACTTGGGAGCTCCCCTCCCTCTTTCGCCTCGCTTGTAACCCTTACTACAGgcaccccggtgcaagacagtacagtgctctcgcacactcctttgctggacgtacggctccacggccggaaccaggataaacctgtgtgttactgtgttgcctcttgcatcaatatttgggacgaggaacacgcagcatcatcactagttgggtccggccCGCCGGGttaggacaccgacagttggcgcgccaggtaggggcgctgcgtgatattttctcttttgttcccatttgatctccagggatggcgagcagatccaacccattccccatgggcgCCTCgaatccgctcccagcgggatacgtgatttggttcgggagtcttgagtttaGAGCAACCGGCAGCGGTTACCTCATGGaactcctctcgcccagacgcaaccctgaCACTCCGACTTCACTAGCCCGGCGCAACGGGTGCTCGGGCCAGCACTCACgacaagcgcgcatggagcggtGCCAGGCGGCAcacctcagctcccccacgtgggttgaggttgccatgtcgcagctcagagtcgcggccgacggggccaccgcttcgtcatctacgccggcaccatcatcgactgcagcaccagtgcctcccaggggggcgcgattgcgccgtcgccctttccctttgggatgcgcaacgctgccacctacgcctcttcgtcCTGCCGAagtacgaggatctgccgggtcatcacctcctgttgatccgcaacctcatcgcatcatctcctgacgactcctaccccgagacggcgagctcgatcgccgacgacatcagcttcttcatggacaacatcacggccgaggaggccgaggactactccggggtccgcgaccccgacacttttcgctcgttccagctcgcggtggcttactgcctcacctgctccgaggactcaAGCGAGGGGGgttacgatcccactcgggagtacttcatggccgagctcgcggacgggcaaaATGACAACGCTCCGGGCAatgacgggaacggcggggcagacgcACAGGCAAACCAACCAGTGGTGCCGGCCgcgaccccttcttcttcgtcaagctcggcggtgcggtaggcacagctggcgcagctcaaggagcttcaagccaagctcgacgagcagcgtcggcagacaTAGGAGCTACGCACCGCACTTgagcagcagcgcaccgcgtatggcgcacatgcccaggcggcggcacgcgtTTCCCGGGAGTGGATCCTTGCcgatgacaacgtcgacaaacctccggaactgaaaacggccggcgaaaaactcgtcgctgcggcctacctactccaagcaatgcccgagccatcgacgactTCGGGTTGCAACCTGCACCGCGAGGcacaggtgctcatcgagcaagctgctatGCAACAGGCCGAgtgctctgcgtctcgcatgcgctcgatagtCTCGAAGCAGGCCGGTGGGACTGCACGGCAGGACCACGAGGTTttggtgcacactccaccatgagggaagggaaaggcagTCGCAGTGcacggtgcgaaggcaccctcagtgcacgaccgcatcagaaagactccacgacacgcgtggacatgccggcgacggcgacgcccgcaacatcatcaatggcaggaagtacacccctcgacggggtgggcGTTTCGACCCCGAACATGATagggcgagtcaccggagcctccgggcacctgtgtgttcagccgggagattcgtactgctccttttcccccacgctttcgatagcccaccaccctcgtcaagtacttgtggcagaaccacccaaactaactgggcccaGGTTCACTGATTTTCGTTTctaggcaactctgacccaaatcggcatgcaccggtagttcctcgagtgaagcctcgattaaagccacgctattccaggatcagcagacaacgctcacacgaaggtgagcccagagattacaacatagaacatttcatacatctcagagtgattacagcggaaaggaaatttattacaaaccatgttcagagtagaaaagtactacagaagtccgaactacacaaattattcaagtcttatTATTGCAGTGGAAAGAATAAACAACTACTAGCGAAAagtgtgacgcatcgataaagcctgtATGAAAAacgtcactcagtgggagggtggtcagcaccagctgaagggccatcccactcaacagaccagcccggaggcaaggtacacggccaaataagactcgcaaacagatcttcgatgttagtacctgaaaacagtgccacaagcaaggctgagtatactaatactcagcaagacatactcgtcaccggatataacatagtccgataactagacatgcaaggctttttggttggtggggtttgttttgccaaaaacgccactaagagttgatccttattttcagattttaactttaccatattctagttgaattaacctttctaagtttgcatctaactctatacaaacatggtagagcaatcatttaatcaaccagcagtat
The nucleotide sequence above comes from Panicum virgatum strain AP13 chromosome 3K, P.virgatum_v5, whole genome shotgun sequence. Encoded proteins:
- the LOC120700095 gene encoding serine carboxypeptidase-like 2; protein product: MTKFLLLLLRMMLWRRHRLSSPPYTRLLACLLLLLQLPPLSRAATVVTRLPGFPGPLPFYLETGYVGVGEEEAGAELFYYFVESERSPGTDPVLVWLTGGPRCSAFSGLAYEIGPINFVLQPYDGTLPRLVYSPDSWTRVASIIFLDSPVGSGFSYARDPRGYDVGDVSSSRQVVEFLRKWFDAHPCLQSNPFYVAGDSYAGMVVPVIAQYISEGNEGMHHPLINLKGYIVGNPVTGDKVDTNSRIPYAHSHGIISDQQYEAAVANCNGDYVSPTNKLCADVLQTIQNLMSEVDHKDILGPKCPLDSPNPRRDALERKSLAEEHYYRISDPPAEPSFRCFEYRYYLSYFWANDNATRAALGVKEGTVKEWVRCQRSGFPYTYDIPSSIKYHFNLTTRGYRALVYSGDHDLSIPFSGTHAWIRSFNFSIVDDWRAWHLDGQAAGFTIKYANNLTFATVKGGRHAAPGNRPKECFTMAKRWLDNKPL